A single region of the Micropterus dolomieu isolate WLL.071019.BEF.003 ecotype Adirondacks linkage group LG18, ASM2129224v1, whole genome shotgun sequence genome encodes:
- the nav1b gene encoding neuron navigator 1 isoform X9 → MSSLRGSQLSHSCVDSSNVGYDSDETNARSISSMSNRSSPLSWRHGQSSPRLQAGDAPSSTGGGYQGTKTGSQYTAHTMPARCSSRLSSTSRIELIEGLDVDDTDLKSGYLSDSDLLGKSLPDDDDDNLANGWDESSSISSGLSDGDGEGSENLSSEEFNASSSLNSLPSTPLGSRRNSSVMLRTDAEKRSLVESGLSWYSEDGKASHKLNSCSYETGSLKAEAPSKWRKKPPSLSEDSGGRGELRKPQSLGQPGSFKKGRNPPIGVTSPITHTSQSTLKVAAPKSEKPLDKSRISIKTTGLQRSRSDAGRDHHGEHRKPPSGLVKPTAGGSFGYKKPPIATGTATVMTAGGATISSGSATVGKTPKSSGIPVKPVGGGTPSGRKNSFDASSEQSFLGPNARNSIQYRSLPRPAKSSTLSVIGRPAPRPVSGTIDPSLLTLKPVPMASTGPRVKEPSSCSSKMASRTSTGPVNQTDREKEKERAKAKAVGADIDCGSLKGEESQSTGESAMKLHGLRRTSSSKYPELSSPTTPRMLNTKSLGRPPSLAHLDKVNSNSLDSCVTIQDLPPKVPPYSKLQDLAGSYTSSRLTPSPAPVLHIDSPGSYTSESLSLSGSPLLYPKLSGMHRSMESLPLQMSVPSSARFVKTEMHDKEERATGTWGAGSRTSLNLTDGLQTDRNTFPKKGLERYGSSLSESDGSKPGRRHSHTIVSMTESDSPPQLPSPTRPLHPSSGKVPLTNVVAPISSGTPRISRSNSTGPPSESACDLYGSSPLGSSMSLADRPKSMMRCGSFREPGDDVHGSVLSLVSNASSNYSSNEERIQGEQIRKLRRELESSQEKVADLTMQLSANQLGQANLVAAFEQSLALMTARLQTLSVSSEQKDSELTDLKDTIEILKVKNTEAQEIIHVALSNPDITPKEPLINRQNSSESISSLTSTTSHSSMGSLKEQEAKKKKKKSWLRSSFNKAFSKKGSKPSGPYADIEEIATPESSAPSSPKVHHNGDNPRLSMKSLTSESSSGLCEGGEVLDDKVVTELRTELWEKERKLTDIRLEALSSAHHLEQLQDAMNNMQKTVENLKAENDQLKTGGLSPCPSPGPSSSVSQSSGLTTLGSSSPRQSVAIHMPKSYSRGLSEGISSDVHSADSLSLSRDDHRVRVVICVADLHVFKDEVKQQDFFVGTVRVNGRMDWPMLDSAVSQAFKVYIAKVDPTSSLGLSTDSIYSYSMGHIKRVLGGEAPEAQPSRCMSRGPTGITVALKGLKEKCVDNLVFETLIPKPMMQHYISLLLKHRRLILSGPSGTGKSYLASRLAEYLVDRSAREVTEGIVVTFNMHRQSCKDLQLYLSNLANQIDRETSTSEIPLVVILDDINDPASISELVNGALTCKYHKCPYIIGTSNQPVKMIANHGLHLSFRMVTFSNNVEPANGFLVRYLHRKLMESEDERSLTNEDLIRVLDWVPKLWYHLHTFLEKHSTSDFLIGPCFFLSCPVTVDEFRSWFIDLWNHSIIPYLQEGAKDGIKVHGQKAVWEDPVEWVRGTLPWPSAQQDQAKLFHLPPPSIGSSSPGQTCEERPHKETPPSSMESDPLMAMLLKLQEAANYIESPDKEDPSLPKL, encoded by the exons TTGGGATGAGAGCAGCTCCATCAGCAGTGGCCTCAGTGACGGTGATGGCGAGGGCTCTGAGAACCTCAGTTCAGAGGAGTTCAACGCCAGCTCTTCTCTTAACTCCCTTCCGAGCACACCCCTGGGATCCAGACGCAACTCTTCTGTTATG CTCCGCACTGATGCAGAGAAGCGCTCCCTAGTGGAAAGTGGACTTTCATGGTACAGTGAGGATGGCAAAGCCAGCCACAAGCTCAATAGTTGCAGCTATGAAACAGGGAGTCTCAAGGCCGAGGCCCCGAGTAAGTGGAGAAAGAAGCCTCCTAGTCTCAGTGAAGATTCAGGGGGTAGAGGGGAACTAAGGAAGCCTCAAAGTTTAGGTCAACCAGGAAGTTTCAAGAAAGGACGTAATCCTCCTATAGGCGTGACCTCCCCCATCACCCATACCTCTCAGAGCACATTGAAAGTTGCAG CACCTAAAAGTGAGAAGCCATTGGATAAATCCAGGATTTCCATCAAAACTACTGGTCTACAAAGGTCTCGTTCAGATGCTGGCAGGGATCACCATGGAGAGCACCGCAAGCCACCATCAGGTCTGGTTAAACCCACTGCTGGAGGCTCCTTTGGCTATAAGAAACCACCAATAGCCACTGGTACTGCCACTGTTATGACAGCAGGGGGCGCCACCATCTCCAGTGGCTCTGCTACTGTGGGGAAAACCCCCAAGTCATCTGGCATCCCTGTGAAGCCTGTAGGAGGAGGAACACCCTCAGGTCGAAAGAACAGTTTTGATGCCAGCAGTGAGCAGAGCTTCCTGGGGCCGAATGCCCGAAACAGCATTCAGTACCGCAGCCTGCCTCGACCGGCCAAATCAAGCACACTCAGTGTGATTGGTCGCCCTGCACCTCGGCCTGTCAGTGGTACCATTGACCCCAGTCTGTTGACTTTGAAACCTGTGCCCATGGCCTCCACGGGCCCCAGAGTTAAAGAGCCTAGTAGCTGCAGCAGTAAAATGGCAAGTCGAACGAGCACAGGCCCAGTGAACCAGACAGAccgggagaaggagaaggagagagctAAAGCCAAGGCTGTGGGTGCTGACATAGACTGTGGTTCTctgaaaggagaggagagtcAGTCCACAGGAGAGTCTGCCATGAAACTACACGGCCTGAGACGGACCAGCAGCAGCAAATACCCTGAACTGTCATCTCCCACCACACCAAG GATGCTGAACACCAAGTCTCTTGGTCGTCCACCCAGCTTGGCTCACCTGGACAAGGTCAACTCCAACAGTCTTGATTCCTGTGTGACCATCCAGGACCTCCCACCCAAAGTCCCCCCATATTCCAAACTGCAGGATTTAGCTGGTTCCTACACCTCCTCCCGCCTCACTCCCAGCCCAGCGCCTGTGCTCCACATCGATTCCCCTGGCTCCTACACCAGTGAAAGCCTGAGTCTGAGCGGATCACCGCTGCTCTACCCCAAGCTGTCTGGCATGCACCGCAGCATGGAGTCCCTGCCCCTCCAGATGAGCGTGCCTTCCAGCGCGAGGTTTGTTAAAACTGAGATGCATGATAAGGAAGAGAGGGCTACGGGAACCTGGGGAGCCGGAAGCAGGACATCCCTCAACCTTACAGATGG CTTGCAAACGGACAGAAATACCTTTCCGAAGAAAGGCTTAGA ACGCTATGGCTCAAGCCTGTCAGAGAGTGATGGAAGCAAACCGGGAAGGCGCCACTCCCACACCATCGTCAGCATGACAGAGAGCGATAGCCCCCCCCAGCTGCCTTCTCCCACCCGCCCTCTCCACCCCTCCTCCGGCAAGGTTCCTCTCACCAACGTGG TTGCCCCAATTTCTAGTGGCACCCCGAGGATATCGCGCTCCAACAGCACAGGCCCCCCCAGTGAGTCAGCCTGCGATCTCTATGGATCCTCCCCCCTGGGCAGCAGTATGTCCCTGGCTGACCGGCCAAAAAGCATGATGCGGTGTGGGTCTTTCCGTGAACCAGGGGATGATG TGCATGGCTCTGTGCTCTCTTTGGTGTCCAATGCTTCATCCAACTATTCCTCG AATGAGGAGAGGATACAAGGAGAG CAAATCCGCAAGTTGAGGCGAGAGCTGGAATCCTCCCAGGAGAAGGTTGCTGACTTGACCATGCAGCTTTCTGCCAAT CAGCTAGGCCAG GCTAATCTCGTAGCAGCATTTGAGCAGAGTCTGGCGCTGATGACGGCACGCCTGCAGACCCTGTCAGTCTCATCGGAGCAAAAG GACTCCGAGCTCACTGACCTGAAGGATACCATCGAGATTCTGAAGGTCAAAAATACAGAAGCCCAAGAAATCATTCACGTGGCTCTCAGTAATCCAGACATAACACCTAAAG AACCACTGATCAATCGCCAGAACTCATCAGAGAGCATCTCCAGCCTCACCAGCACCACCAGCCACTCGAGTATGGGCAGTCTTAAAGAGCAGGAggccaagaagaagaagaagaagagctgg TTACGCAGCTCCTTCAACAAGGCCTTTAGTAAGAAGGGCTCCAAGCCATCAGGGCCGTATGCTGACATTGAGGAAATTGCCACCCCAGAATCCTCTGCACCTTCCTCCCCCAAAGTCCACCATAATGGCGATAACCCTCGATTGTCAATGAAATCCTTAACCTCTGAATCATCATCAGG ACTCTGTGAAGGAGGTGAGGTGCTGGATGATAAGGTTGTAACAGAACTGCGTACAGAGCTGTGGGAAAAGGAGCGTAAACTGACAGACATCCGCCTGGAGGCACTAAGCTCTGCCCATCACCTGGAGCAGCTGCAGGACGCCATGAACAACATGCAG AAGACAGTGGAGAACCTGAAGGCTGAGAACGACCAACTGAAGACTGGTGGTCTGTCCCCCTGTCCTTCTCCTGGACCCTCCAGCTCCGTCTCTCAGTCCTCAGGTCTCACCACTCTGGGAAGTTCGTCACCTCGACAGTCAGTAGCCATACACATGCCCAAAAGCTACAGCAGAGGGCTGAGTGAGGGAATCAGCTCAG ATGTCCACTCTGCAGATTCTCTCAGTCTTTCCAGAGATGATCATCGTGTTAGGGTGGTGATTTGTGTTGCAGATTTACATGTCTTCAAAGAT GAGGTCAAACAGCAGGATTTCTTTGTCGGCACTGTCAGGGTGAATGGCAGGATGGACTGGCCCATGCTGGATTCAGCTGTCAGCCAGGCTTTCAAG gTGTACATAGCCAAGGTGGACCCCACTTCCAGTCTGGGCCTGTCTACAGACTCCATCTACAGCTACAGTATGGGCCACATTAAGAGAGTGCTGGGAGGAGAAGCTCCGGAGGCACAGCCCTCTCGCTGCATGTCCAGAGGCCCCACTGGCATCACAGTGGCTCTGAAAG GTTTGAAAGAGAAGTGTGTAGACAACCTGGTATTTGAAACCCTCATTCCTAAACCCATGATGCAACACTACATCAGCCTGCTACTCAAACACCGCCGCCTCATCCTGTCTGGACCAAGCGGGACGGGTAAGAGCTACCTTGCTTCCCGTCTGGCTGAGTACCTGGTGGACCGCAGCGCCCGCGAAGTCACAGAGGGCATCGTGGTCACTTTCAACATGCACCGCCAGTCATGCAAG GATCTGCAACTTTATCTTTCTAACCTGGCTAATCAAATAGATCGGGAAACCAGCACATCGGAAATACCGCTGGTAGTAATTCTGGATGACATTAATGACCCTGCTTCCATCAGTGAACTTGTCAATGGTGCTCTCACCTGCAAATATCACAAATG TCCGTACATTATTGGAACAAGCAACCAGCCAGTGAAGATGATTGCGAACCACGGCCTCCATCTCAGCTTCAG GATGGTGACTTTCTCCAACAATGTGGAGCCAGCCAACGGCTTCCTGGTACGCTACTTGCACAGAAAACTGATGGAGTCAGAAGATGAGAGAAGCTTGACCAATGAGGACCTGATCAGGGTCTTAGACTGGGTGCCCAAACTGTGGTATCATCTGCACACCTTCCTGGAGAAGCACAGCACGTCGGACTTCCTCATTG GCCCGTGCTTTTTCCTGTCCTGTCCCGTCACGGTGGATGAGTTTCGATCATGGTTCATTGACCTTTGGAACCACTCTATTATCCCTTACCTGCAAGAGGGGGCCAAGGATGGCATCAAG GTCCACGGACAGAAGGCAGTATGGGAGGACCCAGTGGAGTGGGTGAGGGGCACCCTGCCTTGGCCGTCTGCCCAGCAGGACCAGGCAAAGCTGTTCCACCTGCCTCCCCCCAGCATCGGCTCCAGCAGCCCCGGTCAGACTTGCGAGGAGAGGCCTCACAAGGAGACTCCACCCAGCTCCATGGAATCTGATCCACTG ATGGCAATGCTTCTGAAACTCCAAGAGGCTGCCAATTACATTGAATCCCCAGACAAAGAAGACCCTAGCCTGCCTAAACTTTGA